Genomic segment of Fusobacterium sp. SYSU M8D902:
TTGCAAAAATCTCTGCAGTAGCAATATTTTTACTTAAAATCAGTGAATTGGTTTATAGATATATGTATAATAGTGAAAGTATCTCTCAACTTTTACCACTTCATCTTTGTAATATAACTCTAATTTTTATTATAATTATGATGCTCAGTGGTTCTAATACCTTGTTTCAACTCTGTTATTACTGGAGTTTAGGAGCTATTTTTGCAATCATTACACCAGATATAAAGTACTCATTTCCTAATTTTATGACTTTGAGTTTTTTCATTACACATTTTTATATATTATTTGCAGTGATCTATGCATATGTACACTTCAAATTTAGACCTACATTAGGTGGCTATTTTTCAGCTTTCTTTTCTATTAATTTAATAGCTTTGGGAGTGTATTTTATAAATGATAAACTTGGCACAAACTATCTATATATAAATAGGTTACCTTCGTTTTCATCTCCACTGAACTATTTTGGAGAGTGGCCTAATTACATCATTGTTGCAGAGTTAATATATATTATTATCACTTATATTGCTTATCTTCCTATGAGAAATAGATCTGTAAAGTTTAAAAAAGAGAGTTTTTATTAAAATATAAACATTTCTAAATCACTAAAAAACTACTGAAATTAGAATATTTTGGTAGTTTTTTTATTACTCTTCTACATCTATAATAATTTTTTATTATCATAAAATAAATAATTATAAATTTTACTAATATTTAACTGGACTATTTTTTATAAAAATATTATAATAACTCTGTTAATTAAAAATTTATAATAAGGAGAGTATTATGAGATCTTTTAAAGAGATTTTTAAGGCTTTGCCTGTGGCACTTACTGGTTTGGCTTTAGGAATATCAGGAATAAGTGGAGCTTTGTCTGCTATTTTTAATCCTGCTTTTTTGTATATTGGAAATTTTATTTCTTTAATGTTATTATTACCTATAATTACTAAAAACTTTTTACATTTTGATGTTTTTAAAGAAGAGTTGAAACACCCAACAATAGGAAGTTTTATCCCCACTTTAGATATGGCTCTGATGAATTTTTCTGTAGTGTTATATCACTTTTCCCCTGTTTTAGGAAAAGGTTTATGGCTATTATGTATAGTTTTACACTTTATATTTGGTACATCATTTATTTACCATCGTTGCAACTCTTGGAATATGCATCATATGATTCCAAGTTGGTTTGTTCCACCAATTGGAATAGTTGTAGCTTGTGTAAGCTCTTCATCTATGGGTATGCCATTCTTAACACAGATAATTTTCTATATTGGTTTTGTTTTTTATATAGTTATGTTACCATTGATGTTGTACAGAATAATTTTTGTAGAAAGAATTGATGATGCAAGACTTCCTACATTTGCTATTATGGCTGCTCCACCAAATCTATGTTTAGCTGGTTACTTGGTTGCTTTTAGTAGCCCTAATCCTACAATTGTAAATTTTCTTTTTCCATTAGGAATATTTATGACAGCATTAATATATATAGCAATGTTTAAAATTTTTAGATTAGATTTTACTCCAGTATATGCATCATTCACTTTCCCATTGGCTATAAGTTCTACTGCTATTTTAAAATATTCAAAATACATTAGTAGTTTTGATCTAGCTAGAGGAGAGTTTTGGTATGACTTTGCCTGTATAGCATCTATTATGGCTACTATCTTAATCTCAGGAATATTCATAAAAATGTTAATCTTTATTAAGAAGAATATTCTTGCTTAATTTTACATCCTAATTCATATTTTTTTTAAGGCTATTAGCCCTTTATTAGGGCTGATAGTCTTTTTAATTTGGGAAGAATTAAAATGGTTAGTTTTTCAATTTCTTGAGATTAAAATTTGAGTGTAAAAAAATAAATATCAATATATTCTTGACATTAAAGTAAATTATTGATATAACTAATAATATGAGTCCTATGGATAGACTAGATGTTTGTAAAAAGTTCAATAAATACTATTTTCTTTTTATAACTAAATGTGATTTTTATTAAAAAAACTTAATTTTTTTATAAAAATATGCTATACTATCGATAGGAAGAATCAATAGGATTTAAACAGAAAATATTTTTTGTTTCTAAATCTATCTGATTCTATATAGTAGTTAAAAACTGCTAGGTAAGGGGAGTATCAAGGGGAGTTTGCTTTTTCGTCCCAGTATAGGATTAATAACTTTAAAATTATACTAAATAAATTTTGAAAAAGTTATATTATGAGTTCAAGCAAAATAATGAAAGAGTAATTTTTTTTGTAGGAGGATTAAAAGAATGGAATTTAATATGCCTAAAACACATGAACTTTTCAGACAAATGATAAGAGAATTTGCTGAAAAAGAGGTAAAACCTCTAGCTGCTGAAGTTGATGAAGAGGAGAGATTCCCAGTAGAAACAGTTAAGAAAATGGCTGAAATTGGATTAATGGGTATCCCTATTCCTAAAGAGTATGGTGGAGCTGGTGGAGATAACGTAATGTACGCTATGGCTGTAGAAGAACTTTCTAGAGTTTGTGGTACAACAGGAGTTATTGTTTCTGCACACACTTCATTAGGAACTTGGCCAATTTTAAAATTTGGTACTGAAGAGCAAAAACAAAAATATATTCCAAAATTAGCAAGTGGAGAGTGGATTGGAGCTTTCGGATTAACTGAGCCAAATGCTGGAACTGATGCTGCAGGACAACAAACTACTGCTGTTTTAGATGAAGCAACAAATGAATGGGTTATCAACGGTTCTAAAATATTCATAACTAACGCTGGATATGCTCACGTATATGTAATATTTGCTATGACAGACAAATCATTAGGACTAAAAGGAATATCTGCTTTCATTATTGAAGAAGGAACTCCTGGATTCTCTGTAGGTAAAAAAGAGAAAAAACTTGGAATCAAAGGATCTTCTACTTGTGAATTAATATTTGAAAATGCAAGAATCCCTAAAGAAAACTTATTAGGACAAGTTGGAAAAGGATTTAAAATTGCTATGATGACTCTTGATGGAGGAAGAATAGGAATTGCTTCTCAAGCATTAGGAATCGCACAAGGTGCTTTAGATGAAACTGTAAACTATGTAAAAGAGAGAAAACAATTCAAGAGAGCATTAGCTCAATTCCAAAATACTCAATTCCAATTAGCTGACTTAGAAGTTAAGATCGAAGCTGCAAGACTTCTTGTTTACAAAGCTGCATGGAGAGAAAGCAACCACCTACCATATACAGTAGATGCTGCTAGAGCAAAACTATTTGCTGCAGAAACTGCTATGGAAGTAACTACAAAAGCAGTTCAACTACACGGAGGATATGGATACACTAGAGAATATCCAGTAGAAAGAATGATGAGAGATGCTAAGATTACTGAGATCTATGAAGGAACTTCAGAAGTTCAAAGAATGGTAATCTCTGGAAATCTTTTAAAATAGTTATTAAATAATTTAAGAAATTAAAAGTTCAGGAATTAATATATGGAGGATGCAAGATGAAAATAGTAGTTTGTATAAAGCAAGTTCCAGATACAACTGAGATAAAATTAGATCCAGTAACAGGAACATTAATTAGAGATGGAGTTCCTAGTATTATGAACCCAGATGATAAAGCTGGATTAGAAGAAGCATTAAGATTAAAAGATAAATATAATGCCCATGTAACTGTTATTACAATGGGACCACCTCAAGCTGAGGCTATCTTAAGAGAAGCTTATGCAATGGGTGCAGATAGAGCAATACTATTAACAGATAGAAAATTTGGAGGAGCTGATACTTTAGCTACTTCTAACACTATAGCTGCTGCTTTAAGAAAAATAGATGCAGACTTAATAATCGCTGGAAGACAAGCAATAGACGGAGATACTGCTCAAGTAGGTCCACAAATTGCTGAGCACCTTGATTTACCACAAGTATCTTATGTTAAAGAGATGCAATATGATGATAAAGACAATAGCTTAACTATAAAAAGAGTTGTTGAAGATGGATACTACTTAGTAAATGTTCAATTACCTGCTCTTGTAACTGTATTAACTGAAGCTAACGCTCCAAGATATATGAGAGTTAAAGGAATCGTTGAAGCATTTGATAAACCAGTTGAAACTTGGACATTTGATGATATCGAAATAAATCCTGAAATAATTGGATTAAAAGGATCACCTACAAAAGTTAAAAAATCATTTACTAAAGGAGCTAAACAAGCTGGTAAAGTATTTGAATTAGACACTAAAGAAGCTGTTGAATTAATTGTTGAAAAATTAAAAGAGAAATTTGTTATCTAATTAACAAAAAACCTTAATAACCTTAGGATAAAGGAGATAAGAGAATGAATTTAAATGATTATAGAGGAATATTAGTATTTGCAGAGCAAAGAGACGGGGTACTTCAAAACGTTGGACTTGAATTAGTAGGAAAAGCTAAGGAATTAGCTCAAACTTTAGACGTTCCAGTAACAGCAGCATTAATAGGATATAATGTTGGAAAATTAGCTGATACTTTAGGAGAATATGGAGCAGATAAAGTTATCGTTGTAGATCAACCTAAATTAGAATTATATGATACTGAAGCTTATGCTCAAGTATTTAAAGCAATAATTGATGCTAAAAAACCTGAAATAGTTCTATTCGGAGCTACTACTTTAGGAAGAGATTTAGCACCAAGAGTATCTTCAAGAATGAATACAGGACTTACAGCTGACTGTACTAGACTAGAAGTTAATGCTGAAACTAGAGGACTTGAAATGACAAGACCTGCATTTGGTGGAAACTTAATGGCTACTATCATCTGTCCTGATCACAGACCTCAAATGTCAACAGTAAGACCAGGAGTTATGCAAAAATCTCCTAAAGAAGAGGGAAGAAGAGCAGAAGTTGAAAACTTCTCTGTAACTTTAGATAACTCTAAAATGAAAGTAAAAGTTTTACAAGTAGTTAAAGAAACTAAAAATAAAGTTGATATTTCTGAAGCTAAGATACTTGTATCTGGAGGAAGAGGAATTGGATCTGCTGAAAACTTTGCAGCTTTACAATCAGTTGCTACTGAATTAGGAGCTACTGTATCTGCATCAAGAGCAGCAGTAGATGCTGGATTTATTGAGCATGATAGACAAGTTGGACAAACAGGAAAAACTGTTAGACCTGATATCTATTTCGCTTGTGGAATCTCTGGAGCAATCCAACACGTTGCAGGTATGGAAGAATCTGAATATATCGTAGCTATCAACAAAGATAAAGAAGCACCTATATTCAATATAGCTGACTTAGGAATTGTTGGAGATGCTAATAAGATCGCTGTTCAATTATTAGAAGCTTTAAAGAAAGCTAAAGAATCTAGATAATAGATTTAAAGCTGGTCAAATAACACTTGACCAGCTTTTTTTTATAAGTTATAATTAACTCTAT
This window contains:
- a CDS encoding TIGR02206 family membrane protein; translation: MENFKVFSSEHFWIIFSNVLFFIFLIIIANFFNKKRFAKISAVAIFLLKISELVYRYMYNSESISQLLPLHLCNITLIFIIIMMLSGSNTLFQLCYYWSLGAIFAIITPDIKYSFPNFMTLSFFITHFYILFAVIYAYVHFKFRPTLGGYFSAFFSINLIALGVYFINDKLGTNYLYINRLPSFSSPLNYFGEWPNYIIVAELIYIIITYIAYLPMRNRSVKFKKESFY
- a CDS encoding TDT family transporter, whose translation is MRSFKEIFKALPVALTGLALGISGISGALSAIFNPAFLYIGNFISLMLLLPIITKNFLHFDVFKEELKHPTIGSFIPTLDMALMNFSVVLYHFSPVLGKGLWLLCIVLHFIFGTSFIYHRCNSWNMHHMIPSWFVPPIGIVVACVSSSSMGMPFLTQIIFYIGFVFYIVMLPLMLYRIIFVERIDDARLPTFAIMAAPPNLCLAGYLVAFSSPNPTIVNFLFPLGIFMTALIYIAMFKIFRLDFTPVYASFTFPLAISSTAILKYSKYISSFDLARGEFWYDFACIASIMATILISGIFIKMLIFIKKNILA
- a CDS encoding acyl-CoA dehydrogenase, translating into MEFNMPKTHELFRQMIREFAEKEVKPLAAEVDEEERFPVETVKKMAEIGLMGIPIPKEYGGAGGDNVMYAMAVEELSRVCGTTGVIVSAHTSLGTWPILKFGTEEQKQKYIPKLASGEWIGAFGLTEPNAGTDAAGQQTTAVLDEATNEWVINGSKIFITNAGYAHVYVIFAMTDKSLGLKGISAFIIEEGTPGFSVGKKEKKLGIKGSSTCELIFENARIPKENLLGQVGKGFKIAMMTLDGGRIGIASQALGIAQGALDETVNYVKERKQFKRALAQFQNTQFQLADLEVKIEAARLLVYKAAWRESNHLPYTVDAARAKLFAAETAMEVTTKAVQLHGGYGYTREYPVERMMRDAKITEIYEGTSEVQRMVISGNLLK
- a CDS encoding electron transfer flavoprotein subunit beta/FixA family protein; the protein is MKIVVCIKQVPDTTEIKLDPVTGTLIRDGVPSIMNPDDKAGLEEALRLKDKYNAHVTVITMGPPQAEAILREAYAMGADRAILLTDRKFGGADTLATSNTIAAALRKIDADLIIAGRQAIDGDTAQVGPQIAEHLDLPQVSYVKEMQYDDKDNSLTIKRVVEDGYYLVNVQLPALVTVLTEANAPRYMRVKGIVEAFDKPVETWTFDDIEINPEIIGLKGSPTKVKKSFTKGAKQAGKVFELDTKEAVELIVEKLKEKFVI
- a CDS encoding electron transfer flavoprotein subunit alpha/FixB family protein, which codes for MNLNDYRGILVFAEQRDGVLQNVGLELVGKAKELAQTLDVPVTAALIGYNVGKLADTLGEYGADKVIVVDQPKLELYDTEAYAQVFKAIIDAKKPEIVLFGATTLGRDLAPRVSSRMNTGLTADCTRLEVNAETRGLEMTRPAFGGNLMATIICPDHRPQMSTVRPGVMQKSPKEEGRRAEVENFSVTLDNSKMKVKVLQVVKETKNKVDISEAKILVSGGRGIGSAENFAALQSVATELGATVSASRAAVDAGFIEHDRQVGQTGKTVRPDIYFACGISGAIQHVAGMEESEYIVAINKDKEAPIFNIADLGIVGDANKIAVQLLEALKKAKESR